In Tribolium castaneum strain GA2 chromosome 4, icTriCast1.1, whole genome shotgun sequence, one DNA window encodes the following:
- the phtf gene encoding protein phtf → MGVKDLFTWYQKKIGTYDKQKWETTIEQKILYGLTHVQMKSTKPNTDFIDLDLVRGSSFSKIKPKQGFMTVAKLATFRCLFLPIYSKWWMQQTSVSIFTLMFCLYVSQLTNIAIYYKNSWTNQMLDKSPENVMCMELIVPFLMTWVLSLVHSQIAATMPVTDSQKTKLTKSRNFRRRLSAVRKIPTDGSSAESLLNLRIHKKNKRIHFNLNSVSELNCKEINKNLRKRRSSDGVPADDDGFESLNGNGSRTSEEEIVPTACKNALKRCDEWVKKQSLSNISTESRHSTEPESDVDESDVKRAKYKIPTINITSMDSTCDTDDEYEKTSIKTSKMSSSTNEWMNVTTNSEDCSYSSDLDEVSDGHIETNHDDYDHDLTSTAVFNPPSIKVSCIIWKRNEIKKADLSMLDISSAIIGKVESTSQSMDYFYLGIIVSTIHAFIPILFRVCNSTLESNSFVDGQYSIFELFDSIMGKLPNSVPTLIEAAFGTTLWERAIIITACLQRWFLASLFFFLLAVAENTFKQRFLYAKLFSHLTSFRRAQQSELPHFRLNKVRNIKTWLSVRSYLKQRGPQRSVDVIVSTAFIITLLLLSFLCVELLKETGALNSQYHVEALIWCLGVGILLLRFMTLGNKINKKYRNLSVLITEQINLHLQIEQKPQKKEELALANNVLKLAIDLIKELQSPFKISGLSANSILYNTTKLIILSALSGILSELLGFKLKLHKIKIK, encoded by the exons ATGGGGGTTAAGGATCTTTTTACATG gtatcagaaaaaaatcggTACTTATGACAAGCAGAAATGGGAAACGACTATAGAACAGAAAATCCTCTACGGACTAACGCACGTCCAGATGAAGAGCACTAAACCCAATACAGATTTTATTGACCTTGATTTGGTTCGAG gTTCGTCCTTTTCGAAAATCAAACCAAAGCAAGGTTTTATGACCGTTGCTAAACTAGCAACGTTTCGGTGCTTATTTCTCCCGATTTATTCCAAATGGTGGATGCAACAAACATCAGTATCAATTTTTACGCTTATGTTTTGTTTATACGTTTCTCAACTAACAAACATCGCAATATACTACAAAAATTCATGGACAAACCAAATGTTAGATAAGTCACCTGAa aaTGTTATGTGCATGGAATTGATCGTTCCATTCCTAATGACTTGGGTTTTAAGCCTCGTACATTCTCAAATAGCCGCAACAATGCCAGTAACCGACTCGCAAAAAACCAAGCTAACAAAATCGCGAAATTTCAGACGTAGATTGAGCGCAGTTAGAAAAATACCAACTGACGGCTCCTCGGCCGAATCTCTCCTAAACCTGcgaattcataaaaaaaacaagcgAATTCATTTTAATCTGAACAGCGTTTCCGAACTGAACTGCAAGgaaatcaacaaaaatctCAG GAAGCGCCGATCTAGTGATGGAGTACCAGCCGACGACGACGGCTTCGAGAGTCTCAACGGTAACGGCTCGAGGACAAGTGAGGAAGAAATAGTACCAACTGCGTGCAAAAATGCCCTAAAACGTTGCGACGAATGGGTTAAAAAGCAATCCCTTTCGAACATTTCCACCGAATCGAGACACAGTACTGAGCCCGAAAGCGACGTCGATGAGTCCGACGTTAAAAGAGCGAAATATAAAATACCCACAATTAACATAACTTCAATGGACAGCACGTGTGACACTGACGACGAATATGAGAAAACTTCAATCAAAACCAGCAAAATGAGCTCCTCAACCAACGAATGGATGAATGTTACGACCAACAGCGAGGACTGTAGCTACAGCTCCGACCTGGATGAGGTCTCCGACGGTCACATTGAAACAAATCATGACGATTATGATCACGATTTGACCTCGACGGCCGTTTTCAACCCACCCTCAATCAAAGTCAGTTGCATCATTTGGAAGCGAAACGAAATCAAAAAAGCCGATCTTTCCATGCTGGATATCAGCTCGGCCATCATCGGCAAAGTCGAGTCAACATCACAAAGTATGGACTATTTCTACCTCGGAATCATTGTTTCGACCATTCACGCTTTTATCCCGATTTTATTCCGAGTGTGTAACTCCACCCTCGAGTCAAATTCGTTCGTCGATGGACAATATTCCATTTTCGAATTGTTTGACTCGATCATGGGTAAATTACCCAACTCGGTGCCGACCTTAATCGAGGCGGCTTTCGGAACTACTTTATG GGAACGGGCAATTATAATAACGGCGTGTCTGCAACGCTGGTTCCTGGCAAgtctcttctttttcctcctGGCCGTTGCCGAAAACACATTCAAACAGCGCTTTCTCTACGCGAAGCTCTTCTCTCATTTGACGTCATTCCGACGTGCCCAGCAGTCGGAATTGCCCCATTTTCGACTGAATAAAGTGCGAAATATAAAAACGTGGCTTTCGGTGCGCTcgtatttgaaacaaagaggGCCCCAAAGATCCGTCGATGTTATTGTTTCGACAGCTTTTATCATCACTTTGCTGCTTTTGTCGTTTCTCTGTGTCGAGTTGTTGAAG GAAACTGGTGCTTTGAATTCGCAATATCACGTCGAGGCTTTGATTTGGTGTTTGGGAGTGGGGATTCTGCTGCTTAGGTTTATGACTTTGgggaataaaattaacaagaaGTATAGGAATCTGTCGGTTTTGATCACGGAACAGATCAATTTGCATCTGCAAATTGAGCAGAAACCGCAAAAAAAGGAGGAGCTGGCGTTGGCTAATAATGTGCTGAAGTTGGCCATCGATCtcattaaa GAGCTGCAAAGTCCGTTCAAAATTTCAGGCTTGTCGGCAAATTCCATCTTATACAACACCacaaaactgataattttgtCGGCACTTTCGGGGATCTTATCAGAGCTGTTGGGATTTAAGCTGAAGTTgcataaaatcaaaattaagtaA